Proteins co-encoded in one Muntiacus reevesi chromosome 13, mMunRee1.1, whole genome shotgun sequence genomic window:
- the ASCC2 gene encoding activating signal cointegrator 1 complex subunit 2 isoform X1, with amino-acid sequence MPALPLDQLQITHKDLKTGKLRTTPALHPEQKADRYFVLYKPPPKDNIPALVEEYLERATFVATDLDWLLALPHDKFWCQVIFDETLQKCLDSYLRYVPRKFDEWVAPAPEVVDMQRRLHRSVFLTFLRMSTHKESKDHFISPSAFGEILYNNFLFDIPKILDLCVLFGKGNSPLLQKMIGNIFIQQPSYYNDLDETMPTILQVFSNILQHCGLRGDGASATPQRLEERGRLTPSDMPLPELKDIVLYLCDTCTTLWAFLDIFPLACPTFQKHDFCYRLASFYEIAIPELESAIKKRRLEDSKLLGDLWQRLSHSRKKLLEILHILLNQTCLLPVLESSCDNVQGFIEDFLQIFSSLLQEKRFLRDYDALFPVADDVSLLQQASSALDETRTAYILQAVESAWEGVDRRKATDARDPPAAENPNGVGEAAEAVSGPSALPQEEECLGAAAAPGPTVCGVELDSLISQVKDLLPDLGEGFILACLEHYSYDPERVINNILEGRLAPTLDQLDRGLDRQVKPDPTPLVTSRHNVFQNDEFDVFSRDSVDLSRVHKGRRKEESARSLLNDKREVLAQRQRYEQYSVVVEEVPLQPGEGAPYGGDDYEDEYDDTYDGNQVGANDADSDDELISRRPFTIPQVLRTRVPVEGQEDEEEEEQEAAVEAPKPDHFLQDPAVLREKAEARRMAFLARKGYRHDSSTAVAGSPRGHGQSRETMQERRKKEASKATRANHNRRTMADRKRSKGMIPS; translated from the exons ATGCCCGCTCTGCCCCTGGACCAACTCCAGATCACCCACAAGGACTTGAAGACAGGAAAGCTGAGGACTACGCCTGCGCTG CACCCCGAGCAGAAGGCAGACCGGTATTTTGTGTTATACAAACCGCCCCCTAAAGACAACATTCCCGCCCTAGTGGAGGAATACCTGGAACGCGCCACCTTCGTAGCCACTGACCTGGACTGGCTCCTGGCCCTGCCGCACGATAAATTCTGGTGCCAG GTCATCTTCGACGAGACCCTGCAGAAGTGCCTGGACTCCTACCTGCGCTATGTGCCCCGGAAGTTCGACGAGTGGGTGGCCCCGGCCCCCGAGGTCGTTGACATGCAGAGGCGCCTCCACCGCAGCGTTTTTCTCACCTTCCTCCGTATGTCCACGCACAAGGAATCCAAA GATCACTTCATTTCGCCCTCTGCTTTTGGAGAAATCCTCTACAACAACTTCCTGTTCGACATCCCAAAGATCCTGGACCTCTGCGTGCTTTTTGGAAAAGGCAACTCCCCGCTGCTGCAAAAGATGATAG gAAACATCTTTATCCAGCAGCCAAGTTACTATAATGACCTGGATGAAACCATGCCCACCATCCTTCAG GTCTTCAGCAATATCCTCCAGCACTGTGGTCTGCGTGGGGACGGGGCCAGTGCCACACCCCAGAGGCTCGAAGAGAGGGGCCGGCTCACCCCCAGCGACATGCCTCTCCCG GAGTTAAAGGACATCGTCCTCTACCTTTGTGACACCTGCACCACCCTCTGGGCCTTTCTGGACATCTTCCCTCTGGCTTGTCCGACCTTCCAGAAACACGACTTCTGTTACAG GCTAGCTTCCTTTTACGAAATAGCCATTCCCGAACTGGAGTCTGCAATTAAGAAGAGGAGGCTTGAAGACAGCAA GCTGCTAGGTGACCTGTGGCAGAGGCTCTCCCATTCCAGGAAGAAGCTACTGGAGATTCTCCACATCCTCCTGAATCAGACCTGCCTCCTCCCAGTCCTGGAAAGCAG CTGTGACAATGTCCAGGGCTTCATCGAAGACTTCCTTCAGATCTTCAGCTCCTTGCTGCAGGAGAAGAG GTTCCTGCGGGACTACGATGCGCTCTTCCCCGTGGCCGATGACGTCAGCCTTCTGCAGCAGGCCTCATCCGCCCT GGACGAGACACGGACCGCCTACATCCTCCAGGCGGTCGAGAGTGCCTGGGAAGGGGTGGACCGGAGGAAAGCCACCGACGCCAGAGACCCGCCCGCGGCTGAGAACCCTAACGGGGTGGGGGAGGCGGCGGAGGCGGTCAGCGGGCCCTCCGCACTGCCCCAGGAGGAGGAG TGCCTGGGGGCGGCTGCAGCCCCGGGCCCCACCGTGTGCGGCGTGGAGCTGGACTCGCTCATCTCCCAAGTGAAGGACCTGCTGCCGGACCTCGGCGAGGGCTTCATCCTGGCCTGCCTGGAGCACTACAGCTACGACCCCGAGCGGGTGATCAACAACATCCTGGAAGGGCGGCTGGCCCCCACCCTCGACCAGCTGGACCGCGGCCTGGACAG ACAGGTGAAGCCAGACCCGACGCCCCTGGTGACGTCCCGTCACAACGTCTTCCAGAATGACGAGTTTGACGTGTTCAGCAGGGACTCGGTGGACCTGAGCCGGGTGCACAAGGGCAGGAG GAAAGAGGAGAGCGCGCGGAGCCTGCTGAACGACAAGCGGGAGGTGCTGGCGCAGCGGCAGCGCTATGAGCAGTACAGCGTGGTGGTGGAGGAG GTGCCACTGCAGCCGGGCGAGGGCGCGCCCTACGGCGGGGACGACTACGAGGATGAGTACGACGACACGTACGATGGCAACCAGGTGGGCGCCAACGATGCGGACTCGGATGACGAGCTCATCAGCCGCAG GCCCTTCACCATCCCTCAGGTGCTGAGAACCAGAGTGCCTGTCGAAGGGCAGGAGGacgaggaggaagaggagcaggaggCTGCAGTCGAAGCCCCCAAG CCCGACCACTTTCTGCAGGACCCTGCGGTGCTGCGGGAGAAAGCGGAAGCCAGACGCATGGCCTTCCTGGCCAGGAAGGG GTACCGGCATGACAGCTCCACGGCGGTGGCCGGCAGCCCCCGGGGCCACGGGCAGAGCCGAGAGACCATGCAGGAACGCAGGAAGAAGGAAGCCAGCAAGGCCACCCGAGCCAACCACAACCGGAGGACCATGGCCGACCGCAAGAGAAGCAAAGGCATGATTCCATCGTGA
- the ASCC2 gene encoding activating signal cointegrator 1 complex subunit 2 isoform X2 produces the protein MPALPLDQLQITHKDLKTGKLRTTPALHPEQKADRYFVLYKPPPKDNIPALVEEYLERATFVATDLDWLLALPHDKFWCQVIFDETLQKCLDSYLRYVPRKFDEWVAPAPEVVDMQRRLHRSVFLTFLRMSTHKESKDHFISPSAFGEILYNNFLFDIPKILDLCVLFGKGNSPLLQKMIGNIFIQQPSYYNDLDETMPTILQELKDIVLYLCDTCTTLWAFLDIFPLACPTFQKHDFCYRLASFYEIAIPELESAIKKRRLEDSKLLGDLWQRLSHSRKKLLEILHILLNQTCLLPVLESSCDNVQGFIEDFLQIFSSLLQEKRFLRDYDALFPVADDVSLLQQASSALDETRTAYILQAVESAWEGVDRRKATDARDPPAAENPNGVGEAAEAVSGPSALPQEEECLGAAAAPGPTVCGVELDSLISQVKDLLPDLGEGFILACLEHYSYDPERVINNILEGRLAPTLDQLDRGLDRQVKPDPTPLVTSRHNVFQNDEFDVFSRDSVDLSRVHKGRRKEESARSLLNDKREVLAQRQRYEQYSVVVEEVPLQPGEGAPYGGDDYEDEYDDTYDGNQVGANDADSDDELISRRPFTIPQVLRTRVPVEGQEDEEEEEQEAAVEAPKPDHFLQDPAVLREKAEARRMAFLARKGYRHDSSTAVAGSPRGHGQSRETMQERRKKEASKATRANHNRRTMADRKRSKGMIPS, from the exons ATGCCCGCTCTGCCCCTGGACCAACTCCAGATCACCCACAAGGACTTGAAGACAGGAAAGCTGAGGACTACGCCTGCGCTG CACCCCGAGCAGAAGGCAGACCGGTATTTTGTGTTATACAAACCGCCCCCTAAAGACAACATTCCCGCCCTAGTGGAGGAATACCTGGAACGCGCCACCTTCGTAGCCACTGACCTGGACTGGCTCCTGGCCCTGCCGCACGATAAATTCTGGTGCCAG GTCATCTTCGACGAGACCCTGCAGAAGTGCCTGGACTCCTACCTGCGCTATGTGCCCCGGAAGTTCGACGAGTGGGTGGCCCCGGCCCCCGAGGTCGTTGACATGCAGAGGCGCCTCCACCGCAGCGTTTTTCTCACCTTCCTCCGTATGTCCACGCACAAGGAATCCAAA GATCACTTCATTTCGCCCTCTGCTTTTGGAGAAATCCTCTACAACAACTTCCTGTTCGACATCCCAAAGATCCTGGACCTCTGCGTGCTTTTTGGAAAAGGCAACTCCCCGCTGCTGCAAAAGATGATAG gAAACATCTTTATCCAGCAGCCAAGTTACTATAATGACCTGGATGAAACCATGCCCACCATCCTTCAG GAGTTAAAGGACATCGTCCTCTACCTTTGTGACACCTGCACCACCCTCTGGGCCTTTCTGGACATCTTCCCTCTGGCTTGTCCGACCTTCCAGAAACACGACTTCTGTTACAG GCTAGCTTCCTTTTACGAAATAGCCATTCCCGAACTGGAGTCTGCAATTAAGAAGAGGAGGCTTGAAGACAGCAA GCTGCTAGGTGACCTGTGGCAGAGGCTCTCCCATTCCAGGAAGAAGCTACTGGAGATTCTCCACATCCTCCTGAATCAGACCTGCCTCCTCCCAGTCCTGGAAAGCAG CTGTGACAATGTCCAGGGCTTCATCGAAGACTTCCTTCAGATCTTCAGCTCCTTGCTGCAGGAGAAGAG GTTCCTGCGGGACTACGATGCGCTCTTCCCCGTGGCCGATGACGTCAGCCTTCTGCAGCAGGCCTCATCCGCCCT GGACGAGACACGGACCGCCTACATCCTCCAGGCGGTCGAGAGTGCCTGGGAAGGGGTGGACCGGAGGAAAGCCACCGACGCCAGAGACCCGCCCGCGGCTGAGAACCCTAACGGGGTGGGGGAGGCGGCGGAGGCGGTCAGCGGGCCCTCCGCACTGCCCCAGGAGGAGGAG TGCCTGGGGGCGGCTGCAGCCCCGGGCCCCACCGTGTGCGGCGTGGAGCTGGACTCGCTCATCTCCCAAGTGAAGGACCTGCTGCCGGACCTCGGCGAGGGCTTCATCCTGGCCTGCCTGGAGCACTACAGCTACGACCCCGAGCGGGTGATCAACAACATCCTGGAAGGGCGGCTGGCCCCCACCCTCGACCAGCTGGACCGCGGCCTGGACAG ACAGGTGAAGCCAGACCCGACGCCCCTGGTGACGTCCCGTCACAACGTCTTCCAGAATGACGAGTTTGACGTGTTCAGCAGGGACTCGGTGGACCTGAGCCGGGTGCACAAGGGCAGGAG GAAAGAGGAGAGCGCGCGGAGCCTGCTGAACGACAAGCGGGAGGTGCTGGCGCAGCGGCAGCGCTATGAGCAGTACAGCGTGGTGGTGGAGGAG GTGCCACTGCAGCCGGGCGAGGGCGCGCCCTACGGCGGGGACGACTACGAGGATGAGTACGACGACACGTACGATGGCAACCAGGTGGGCGCCAACGATGCGGACTCGGATGACGAGCTCATCAGCCGCAG GCCCTTCACCATCCCTCAGGTGCTGAGAACCAGAGTGCCTGTCGAAGGGCAGGAGGacgaggaggaagaggagcaggaggCTGCAGTCGAAGCCCCCAAG CCCGACCACTTTCTGCAGGACCCTGCGGTGCTGCGGGAGAAAGCGGAAGCCAGACGCATGGCCTTCCTGGCCAGGAAGGG GTACCGGCATGACAGCTCCACGGCGGTGGCCGGCAGCCCCCGGGGCCACGGGCAGAGCCGAGAGACCATGCAGGAACGCAGGAAGAAGGAAGCCAGCAAGGCCACCCGAGCCAACCACAACCGGAGGACCATGGCCGACCGCAAGAGAAGCAAAGGCATGATTCCATCGTGA
- the ASCC2 gene encoding activating signal cointegrator 1 complex subunit 2 isoform X3 encodes MPALPLDQLQITHKDLKTGKLRTTPALVIFDETLQKCLDSYLRYVPRKFDEWVAPAPEVVDMQRRLHRSVFLTFLRMSTHKESKDHFISPSAFGEILYNNFLFDIPKILDLCVLFGKGNSPLLQKMIGNIFIQQPSYYNDLDETMPTILQVFSNILQHCGLRGDGASATPQRLEERGRLTPSDMPLPELKDIVLYLCDTCTTLWAFLDIFPLACPTFQKHDFCYRLASFYEIAIPELESAIKKRRLEDSKLLGDLWQRLSHSRKKLLEILHILLNQTCLLPVLESSCDNVQGFIEDFLQIFSSLLQEKRFLRDYDALFPVADDVSLLQQASSALDETRTAYILQAVESAWEGVDRRKATDARDPPAAENPNGVGEAAEAVSGPSALPQEEECLGAAAAPGPTVCGVELDSLISQVKDLLPDLGEGFILACLEHYSYDPERVINNILEGRLAPTLDQLDRGLDRQVKPDPTPLVTSRHNVFQNDEFDVFSRDSVDLSRVHKGRRKEESARSLLNDKREVLAQRQRYEQYSVVVEEVPLQPGEGAPYGGDDYEDEYDDTYDGNQVGANDADSDDELISRRPFTIPQVLRTRVPVEGQEDEEEEEQEAAVEAPKPDHFLQDPAVLREKAEARRMAFLARKGYRHDSSTAVAGSPRGHGQSRETMQERRKKEASKATRANHNRRTMADRKRSKGMIPS; translated from the exons ATGCCCGCTCTGCCCCTGGACCAACTCCAGATCACCCACAAGGACTTGAAGACAGGAAAGCTGAGGACTACGCCTGCGCTG GTCATCTTCGACGAGACCCTGCAGAAGTGCCTGGACTCCTACCTGCGCTATGTGCCCCGGAAGTTCGACGAGTGGGTGGCCCCGGCCCCCGAGGTCGTTGACATGCAGAGGCGCCTCCACCGCAGCGTTTTTCTCACCTTCCTCCGTATGTCCACGCACAAGGAATCCAAA GATCACTTCATTTCGCCCTCTGCTTTTGGAGAAATCCTCTACAACAACTTCCTGTTCGACATCCCAAAGATCCTGGACCTCTGCGTGCTTTTTGGAAAAGGCAACTCCCCGCTGCTGCAAAAGATGATAG gAAACATCTTTATCCAGCAGCCAAGTTACTATAATGACCTGGATGAAACCATGCCCACCATCCTTCAG GTCTTCAGCAATATCCTCCAGCACTGTGGTCTGCGTGGGGACGGGGCCAGTGCCACACCCCAGAGGCTCGAAGAGAGGGGCCGGCTCACCCCCAGCGACATGCCTCTCCCG GAGTTAAAGGACATCGTCCTCTACCTTTGTGACACCTGCACCACCCTCTGGGCCTTTCTGGACATCTTCCCTCTGGCTTGTCCGACCTTCCAGAAACACGACTTCTGTTACAG GCTAGCTTCCTTTTACGAAATAGCCATTCCCGAACTGGAGTCTGCAATTAAGAAGAGGAGGCTTGAAGACAGCAA GCTGCTAGGTGACCTGTGGCAGAGGCTCTCCCATTCCAGGAAGAAGCTACTGGAGATTCTCCACATCCTCCTGAATCAGACCTGCCTCCTCCCAGTCCTGGAAAGCAG CTGTGACAATGTCCAGGGCTTCATCGAAGACTTCCTTCAGATCTTCAGCTCCTTGCTGCAGGAGAAGAG GTTCCTGCGGGACTACGATGCGCTCTTCCCCGTGGCCGATGACGTCAGCCTTCTGCAGCAGGCCTCATCCGCCCT GGACGAGACACGGACCGCCTACATCCTCCAGGCGGTCGAGAGTGCCTGGGAAGGGGTGGACCGGAGGAAAGCCACCGACGCCAGAGACCCGCCCGCGGCTGAGAACCCTAACGGGGTGGGGGAGGCGGCGGAGGCGGTCAGCGGGCCCTCCGCACTGCCCCAGGAGGAGGAG TGCCTGGGGGCGGCTGCAGCCCCGGGCCCCACCGTGTGCGGCGTGGAGCTGGACTCGCTCATCTCCCAAGTGAAGGACCTGCTGCCGGACCTCGGCGAGGGCTTCATCCTGGCCTGCCTGGAGCACTACAGCTACGACCCCGAGCGGGTGATCAACAACATCCTGGAAGGGCGGCTGGCCCCCACCCTCGACCAGCTGGACCGCGGCCTGGACAG ACAGGTGAAGCCAGACCCGACGCCCCTGGTGACGTCCCGTCACAACGTCTTCCAGAATGACGAGTTTGACGTGTTCAGCAGGGACTCGGTGGACCTGAGCCGGGTGCACAAGGGCAGGAG GAAAGAGGAGAGCGCGCGGAGCCTGCTGAACGACAAGCGGGAGGTGCTGGCGCAGCGGCAGCGCTATGAGCAGTACAGCGTGGTGGTGGAGGAG GTGCCACTGCAGCCGGGCGAGGGCGCGCCCTACGGCGGGGACGACTACGAGGATGAGTACGACGACACGTACGATGGCAACCAGGTGGGCGCCAACGATGCGGACTCGGATGACGAGCTCATCAGCCGCAG GCCCTTCACCATCCCTCAGGTGCTGAGAACCAGAGTGCCTGTCGAAGGGCAGGAGGacgaggaggaagaggagcaggaggCTGCAGTCGAAGCCCCCAAG CCCGACCACTTTCTGCAGGACCCTGCGGTGCTGCGGGAGAAAGCGGAAGCCAGACGCATGGCCTTCCTGGCCAGGAAGGG GTACCGGCATGACAGCTCCACGGCGGTGGCCGGCAGCCCCCGGGGCCACGGGCAGAGCCGAGAGACCATGCAGGAACGCAGGAAGAAGGAAGCCAGCAAGGCCACCCGAGCCAACCACAACCGGAGGACCATGGCCGACCGCAAGAGAAGCAAAGGCATGATTCCATCGTGA
- the ASCC2 gene encoding activating signal cointegrator 1 complex subunit 2 isoform X4, with product MQRRLHRSVFLTFLRMSTHKESKDHFISPSAFGEILYNNFLFDIPKILDLCVLFGKGNSPLLQKMIGNIFIQQPSYYNDLDETMPTILQVFSNILQHCGLRGDGASATPQRLEERGRLTPSDMPLPELKDIVLYLCDTCTTLWAFLDIFPLACPTFQKHDFCYRLASFYEIAIPELESAIKKRRLEDSKLLGDLWQRLSHSRKKLLEILHILLNQTCLLPVLESSCDNVQGFIEDFLQIFSSLLQEKRFLRDYDALFPVADDVSLLQQASSALDETRTAYILQAVESAWEGVDRRKATDARDPPAAENPNGVGEAAEAVSGPSALPQEEECLGAAAAPGPTVCGVELDSLISQVKDLLPDLGEGFILACLEHYSYDPERVINNILEGRLAPTLDQLDRGLDRQVKPDPTPLVTSRHNVFQNDEFDVFSRDSVDLSRVHKGRRKEESARSLLNDKREVLAQRQRYEQYSVVVEEVPLQPGEGAPYGGDDYEDEYDDTYDGNQVGANDADSDDELISRRPFTIPQVLRTRVPVEGQEDEEEEEQEAAVEAPKPDHFLQDPAVLREKAEARRMAFLARKGYRHDSSTAVAGSPRGHGQSRETMQERRKKEASKATRANHNRRTMADRKRSKGMIPS from the exons ATGCAGAGGCGCCTCCACCGCAGCGTTTTTCTCACCTTCCTCCGTATGTCCACGCACAAGGAATCCAAA GATCACTTCATTTCGCCCTCTGCTTTTGGAGAAATCCTCTACAACAACTTCCTGTTCGACATCCCAAAGATCCTGGACCTCTGCGTGCTTTTTGGAAAAGGCAACTCCCCGCTGCTGCAAAAGATGATAG gAAACATCTTTATCCAGCAGCCAAGTTACTATAATGACCTGGATGAAACCATGCCCACCATCCTTCAG GTCTTCAGCAATATCCTCCAGCACTGTGGTCTGCGTGGGGACGGGGCCAGTGCCACACCCCAGAGGCTCGAAGAGAGGGGCCGGCTCACCCCCAGCGACATGCCTCTCCCG GAGTTAAAGGACATCGTCCTCTACCTTTGTGACACCTGCACCACCCTCTGGGCCTTTCTGGACATCTTCCCTCTGGCTTGTCCGACCTTCCAGAAACACGACTTCTGTTACAG GCTAGCTTCCTTTTACGAAATAGCCATTCCCGAACTGGAGTCTGCAATTAAGAAGAGGAGGCTTGAAGACAGCAA GCTGCTAGGTGACCTGTGGCAGAGGCTCTCCCATTCCAGGAAGAAGCTACTGGAGATTCTCCACATCCTCCTGAATCAGACCTGCCTCCTCCCAGTCCTGGAAAGCAG CTGTGACAATGTCCAGGGCTTCATCGAAGACTTCCTTCAGATCTTCAGCTCCTTGCTGCAGGAGAAGAG GTTCCTGCGGGACTACGATGCGCTCTTCCCCGTGGCCGATGACGTCAGCCTTCTGCAGCAGGCCTCATCCGCCCT GGACGAGACACGGACCGCCTACATCCTCCAGGCGGTCGAGAGTGCCTGGGAAGGGGTGGACCGGAGGAAAGCCACCGACGCCAGAGACCCGCCCGCGGCTGAGAACCCTAACGGGGTGGGGGAGGCGGCGGAGGCGGTCAGCGGGCCCTCCGCACTGCCCCAGGAGGAGGAG TGCCTGGGGGCGGCTGCAGCCCCGGGCCCCACCGTGTGCGGCGTGGAGCTGGACTCGCTCATCTCCCAAGTGAAGGACCTGCTGCCGGACCTCGGCGAGGGCTTCATCCTGGCCTGCCTGGAGCACTACAGCTACGACCCCGAGCGGGTGATCAACAACATCCTGGAAGGGCGGCTGGCCCCCACCCTCGACCAGCTGGACCGCGGCCTGGACAG ACAGGTGAAGCCAGACCCGACGCCCCTGGTGACGTCCCGTCACAACGTCTTCCAGAATGACGAGTTTGACGTGTTCAGCAGGGACTCGGTGGACCTGAGCCGGGTGCACAAGGGCAGGAG GAAAGAGGAGAGCGCGCGGAGCCTGCTGAACGACAAGCGGGAGGTGCTGGCGCAGCGGCAGCGCTATGAGCAGTACAGCGTGGTGGTGGAGGAG GTGCCACTGCAGCCGGGCGAGGGCGCGCCCTACGGCGGGGACGACTACGAGGATGAGTACGACGACACGTACGATGGCAACCAGGTGGGCGCCAACGATGCGGACTCGGATGACGAGCTCATCAGCCGCAG GCCCTTCACCATCCCTCAGGTGCTGAGAACCAGAGTGCCTGTCGAAGGGCAGGAGGacgaggaggaagaggagcaggaggCTGCAGTCGAAGCCCCCAAG CCCGACCACTTTCTGCAGGACCCTGCGGTGCTGCGGGAGAAAGCGGAAGCCAGACGCATGGCCTTCCTGGCCAGGAAGGG GTACCGGCATGACAGCTCCACGGCGGTGGCCGGCAGCCCCCGGGGCCACGGGCAGAGCCGAGAGACCATGCAGGAACGCAGGAAGAAGGAAGCCAGCAAGGCCACCCGAGCCAACCACAACCGGAGGACCATGGCCGACCGCAAGAGAAGCAAAGGCATGATTCCATCGTGA